In Kordia antarctica, the following proteins share a genomic window:
- a CDS encoding contractile injection system tape measure protein: MHTIHNIAFEVDVNHNDGLVSWEQYYVDFFQNRLLPRVESICDNWDKKYPNTKCAIDSIDINVEVDDLNLETLQKEIIHQISQQLINIQSDGTSSDGKIIARITPEASPFDALLRYLSDGILEAYIPVKSFKEWLNTSEFTSTEKTKLKTLFIQSSDAIERMLSLLRNDHTAFSALIETKQQFTTQHITLETTFFKQFIKAIFEGFQLYYDNSVASIWHKTLGVSSSITQFSKTFLQLLQPKVQSEGKRITKSNERYISIALLQAIVQHEAGKNITISVSKIGTVVNETSKNQRDTTKDVLTQKKDSQQSTKDLIDATSDNQLVDEIEDEAEIENLQTEKDKTEKHQTNEKVSDTIKKESEKAITENRNVHEKTAADLENTTANDTESFLAKAKTPKTLKDVALTTEKSGLILLHPFLTTFLKGADLVTENNEIKDIDKACMLLHYLATENEEVTDVELTLEKIMLGIPLETIIDYQTPLTTEDKALCDELLNAVLTHWVVLKKSTINTLRDMFIKRDGYITITEESIKLKIEHMAQDILLEKVPWNISLFRLKWMEKMVHIEW; the protein is encoded by the coding sequence ATGCATACAATTCATAACATAGCGTTTGAAGTTGATGTAAATCATAATGACGGACTTGTTTCGTGGGAACAATATTATGTTGATTTTTTTCAAAATAGATTGTTGCCACGTGTGGAAAGTATTTGCGATAATTGGGACAAAAAATACCCAAACACAAAATGTGCAATTGATTCCATTGATATAAATGTTGAGGTTGATGATTTGAATTTAGAAACCTTACAGAAAGAAATCATTCATCAAATAAGTCAGCAATTAATTAACATTCAGTCGGATGGAACTTCTAGTGATGGAAAAATTATCGCAAGAATTACACCAGAAGCGTCTCCGTTTGATGCGCTATTAAGATATCTTTCTGATGGAATATTAGAAGCGTACATTCCTGTAAAATCATTCAAAGAATGGTTGAATACGTCTGAATTTACAAGTACTGAAAAAACAAAGCTCAAAACGTTATTTATACAATCATCGGATGCTATTGAACGTATGTTATCGCTGCTGCGGAATGATCATACAGCGTTTTCAGCACTTATAGAAACCAAACAGCAATTTACAACGCAACACATAACGCTAGAAACTACTTTCTTTAAACAATTTATCAAAGCAATATTCGAAGGTTTTCAGCTGTACTATGATAATTCCGTAGCGAGTATTTGGCACAAAACACTTGGCGTAAGTAGTTCCATAACACAATTTTCAAAAACGTTTCTGCAACTATTACAACCAAAAGTACAATCGGAAGGAAAACGGATTACAAAAAGTAATGAACGCTACATTTCAATTGCACTTTTACAGGCAATTGTACAACATGAAGCAGGAAAAAATATAACTATTAGTGTCTCAAAAATTGGAACTGTCGTAAACGAAACTTCTAAAAATCAGCGAGACACCACAAAAGATGTGTTGACTCAGAAAAAAGATTCACAACAATCAACGAAAGATTTAATAGATGCAACGTCTGACAATCAATTAGTTGATGAAATTGAGGATGAAGCTGAAATTGAAAACCTTCAAACAGAAAAAGATAAAACAGAGAAGCATCAAACCAACGAAAAAGTTTCTGATACTATTAAAAAAGAAAGTGAAAAAGCAATTACTGAAAATAGAAATGTACACGAAAAAACTGCTGCTGATTTAGAAAATACAACGGCGAATGATACAGAGTCATTTCTCGCGAAAGCGAAAACACCAAAAACACTAAAAGACGTTGCGTTAACCACGGAGAAATCAGGCTTAATTCTGTTACATCCTTTCTTAACAACCTTTTTAAAAGGCGCTGATTTAGTCACAGAAAATAATGAAATCAAAGACATTGACAAAGCGTGTATGTTATTGCACTATTTGGCAACAGAAAATGAAGAAGTTACAGATGTAGAATTGACCTTAGAAAAAATAATGCTCGGAATTCCGTTGGAAACAATTATTGACTATCAAACGCCTTTGACAACCGAAGACAAAGCACTTTGTGACGAATTGTTGAACGCCGTTTTAACGCATTGGGTTGTATTGAAAAAAAGCACCATAAACACCTTGCGCGATATGTTTATAAAGCGTGACGGATATATTACGATTACAGAAGAAAGCATAAAGCTAAAAATAGAACACATGGCGCAAGACATTTTGCTAGAGAAAGTTCCGTGGAATATTAGCTTATTCCGTTTAAAATGGATGGAGAAAATGGTACACATCGAATGGTAA